From a region of the Nonlabens sp. Hel1_33_55 genome:
- the prmA gene encoding 50S ribosomal protein L11 methyltransferase, translating to MSKVTDQLYVEYTFTVTPLEPWNDVLAAQLGAIGFESFMETDNGLLAYVQKDLDHDTILNDLEILQNDFVDIAFAKAEIPPTNWNHEWESNFEPIMVDDRCEVRAPFHEKHDVDYDIVIEPKMSFGTGHHQTTYMMMEHLLELDFTDTKVLDMGSGTGVLAILAQMRGAVAVDAVDIDTWCYENALENVQRNNADKVEVILGGAEVLQDKYYDIIIANINRNILLTDIPTYAKCLSSGGKLLLSGFYEEDLEAIKSACLQAGMEYLSHRKKDNWIAPIFLKK from the coding sequence ATGTCAAAAGTGACAGATCAGCTGTATGTAGAATATACATTCACGGTAACTCCTTTGGAGCCTTGGAATGATGTACTTGCAGCGCAACTGGGTGCCATTGGATTTGAGAGTTTCATGGAAACTGACAATGGTTTGCTGGCATATGTTCAAAAGGATCTGGATCATGATACTATCTTGAACGATCTGGAAATCCTGCAAAATGATTTTGTTGATATCGCTTTCGCGAAAGCGGAAATACCACCAACGAACTGGAATCATGAATGGGAATCGAACTTTGAACCCATCATGGTGGACGATCGCTGTGAAGTAAGAGCACCATTTCACGAGAAGCACGATGTTGATTATGATATCGTGATTGAGCCAAAAATGAGTTTCGGGACTGGTCATCATCAGACAACGTATATGATGATGGAGCACCTTCTGGAATTGGACTTTACAGATACAAAAGTTCTTGATATGGGAAGTGGTACTGGTGTCCTCGCTATTCTAGCTCAAATGCGAGGTGCTGTTGCCGTAGATGCTGTCGATATTGATACCTGGTGTTATGAGAATGCGCTAGAAAATGTGCAACGCAACAACGCAGATAAAGTTGAGGTGATTCTGGGTGGTGCAGAGGTGTTGCAGGACAAATACTATGACATCATCATCGCAAACATCAATCGCAATATACTGTTAACCGATATTCCCACTTATGCCAAATGCCTTTCATCAGGAGGCAAATTGTTACTTAGCGGTTTTTATGAAGAAGATCTAGAAGCCATTAAAAGCGCTTGTCTACAGGCTGGAATGGAGTATTTGAGCCACAGGAAAAAAGACAACTGGATAGCTCCTATCTTCCTTAAAAAGTAA
- the tpiA gene encoding triose-phosphate isomerase translates to MRNNILAGNWKMNCDLPMTQELISNIKKQLPEQLDCEVMIAPSHPFLYAAFNDSLDTPIEVIAQNVSQHENGAFTGEVSIDMLQSVGIKTVILGHSERRDVFLETDKDLAQKTKAAIDKGMRVVFCCGEHLDQRNTGNHFKTVTDQIEKALFDLSSKEWKQIVVAYEPVWAIGTGETASPDQAQEMHHHIRKFIADKYGDKTADKLSILYGGSVKPANAQEIFAQPDVDGGLVGGASLDADSFIAIAKAF, encoded by the coding sequence ATGAGAAACAATATACTAGCAGGAAACTGGAAGATGAATTGCGATCTTCCCATGACGCAAGAACTTATTTCAAACATCAAGAAGCAATTGCCAGAGCAGTTGGATTGTGAAGTGATGATCGCACCATCACATCCATTTTTATACGCCGCTTTCAATGATTCACTGGACACACCTATTGAGGTCATTGCGCAGAATGTATCACAACATGAGAATGGTGCTTTTACAGGCGAGGTCTCTATTGATATGCTACAAAGCGTTGGAATCAAGACTGTTATTCTAGGTCATTCAGAACGTCGTGATGTATTTCTTGAAACAGATAAGGACCTAGCACAAAAGACTAAAGCTGCCATTGATAAAGGTATGCGCGTTGTGTTTTGTTGTGGGGAACACCTAGACCAACGCAATACGGGCAACCACTTCAAAACAGTAACAGACCAGATTGAGAAGGCTCTTTTTGACCTATCTTCTAAGGAATGGAAACAGATAGTCGTTGCCTATGAGCCAGTTTGGGCAATAGGAACCGGTGAGACTGCAAGTCCAGATCAAGCTCAAGAAATGCACCATCATATAAGAAAATTTATTGCAGATAAGTACGGCGATAAAACGGCAGATAAGTTGAGTATCCTTTACGGCGGTAGTGTAAAACCTGCAAATGCTCAAGAAATATTTGCACAACCAGACGTTGATGGTGGTCTAGTAGGTGGTGCGTCGCTTGATGCAGACTCCTTTATTGCCATTGCAAAAGCTTTTTAG
- a CDS encoding BT_3928 family protein, translating into MKLLVGICRVFVGVLFIFSGLVKLNDPVGFGFKLDEYFGAAVLGLEFLQPFALPLAIFLVILEVILGVMLLIAFQRKFTVWSLLLMIIFFTFLTFYSAYFNKVTDCGCFGDAIPLTPWESFTKDVILLFMIVILFMNVNLIQPIFKKFTGMVTTMLVTIGCFGIAYYVLMHLPIIDFRGYKIGTNINQAMQPDPERPDVYGYDWYYNENGNEEIITTKGTPPEGRPNYTKVETRLLEKGYEPPIHDFAINSETEGDITQEILNEPKVALLIMYNLNNTENRGMLKLPQIIKRAKASGYRVIALSSSAPKEADQAKSTYGLDVNFYTTDGTALKTVIRSNPGVVLLKNGVVTAKSHWNDFEEMDL; encoded by the coding sequence ATGAAATTACTGGTTGGTATTTGTCGAGTCTTTGTGGGTGTTCTTTTTATATTCAGTGGATTGGTCAAGCTCAACGACCCTGTGGGTTTTGGTTTTAAACTGGATGAATATTTTGGGGCTGCCGTTCTAGGTCTAGAGTTTTTGCAACCATTTGCATTGCCTCTTGCTATTTTTCTGGTGATTCTAGAAGTCATTCTGGGCGTCATGTTGCTTATAGCCTTTCAAAGAAAGTTTACCGTGTGGTCACTATTACTGATGATCATATTCTTCACGTTTCTAACATTTTACTCGGCATACTTCAATAAGGTAACTGATTGTGGTTGTTTTGGAGATGCTATACCGCTTACACCGTGGGAAAGTTTCACTAAGGATGTGATCCTGCTATTTATGATCGTGATTCTCTTTATGAACGTGAACCTAATACAGCCTATCTTCAAAAAATTTACAGGAATGGTGACTACGATGCTGGTAACCATTGGATGTTTTGGGATTGCCTATTACGTTTTAATGCATCTGCCTATCATTGATTTTAGAGGTTATAAAATTGGAACCAACATCAATCAGGCCATGCAACCAGACCCAGAGCGACCTGATGTTTATGGTTACGACTGGTATTATAATGAAAATGGTAATGAAGAAATCATCACCACTAAAGGAACGCCACCAGAAGGTAGACCAAATTATACCAAGGTTGAAACCAGACTTCTTGAAAAAGGATATGAACCACCCATTCATGATTTTGCCATCAATTCTGAAACTGAAGGCGATATTACTCAAGAGATTTTAAATGAGCCCAAGGTGGCGCTGCTTATCATGTATAATCTTAATAATACAGAGAATCGCGGGATGCTCAAGCTGCCTCAAATTATTAAGCGCGCGAAAGCCTCAGGTTACAGGGTGATAGCTTTGAGTTCATCTGCACCTAAGGAAGCAGATCAGGCTAAATCCACCTACGGACTTGATGTAAATTTCTACACCACAGATGGCACAGCTCTTAAAACGGTTATACGTTCCAATCCTGGAGTTGTGTTATTGAAAAACGGAGTCGTTACTGCCAAATCGCATTGGAATGATTTTGAGGAAATGGATTTATGA
- a CDS encoding peptidase domain-containing ABC transporter, which yields MKKDKNILTAWQRLTRMLELDKRDVYQIFYYAIFAGLVGLSLPLGIQAIINLIQGAQITTSWILLVVVVTLGVAFGGVLQLMQIRITENVQQKIFTRSSFEFAYRFPKIKMSELRNNYPPELANRFFDTLTIQKSLSKLLVDYPTAILQIIFGLILLSFYHPFFIAYGMLLLALGFILFKFTADKGLKTSLQESKSKYKVAHWLQEVARSIISFKLSGSTSHAVDRNNILTTEYLEYRESHFKVLIVQAIQLIGFKVLVTAGLLIIGGFLVLNQEMNIGQFVAAELIILIIIGAVEKVISGLESFYDMLTSLEKLGEVVDKEMESGIGEKPFKAEENFSVELEDVTYTVEHRTAPILNHISLKLKENCSVVINGPNGSGKSTLLRLIAGIIEPTEGNVYLNNTNLRGVNLNYYRSNIGQSMAEETPFEGTLRDNITFGDTNISDEDIYWAMEKVGLLPYLKLLPLGLATLIYPEGKQISYTVGKKIVLARSIVRKPKMLILKDPLDQFEPEESDRIMKFLTDPSNGWSIVVVSQSSRWLDHCSRIVSLENGRIITDKTI from the coding sequence ATGAAAAAAGACAAGAATATTCTGACCGCATGGCAGCGCTTGACTAGAATGCTGGAGCTGGATAAACGAGATGTTTATCAAATTTTTTATTACGCAATTTTTGCTGGTCTAGTTGGTCTGTCCCTACCATTGGGAATACAGGCAATTATCAACTTGATTCAAGGTGCCCAGATTACCACATCGTGGATATTGCTTGTGGTAGTAGTGACCTTAGGAGTTGCCTTTGGAGGTGTTTTACAGCTCATGCAAATTAGAATTACAGAGAATGTCCAGCAAAAGATATTCACGAGATCATCGTTTGAGTTTGCCTACCGCTTTCCCAAAATTAAGATGAGCGAGCTGCGCAATAATTATCCGCCAGAGTTGGCCAATCGTTTTTTTGATACACTAACGATCCAGAAAAGCCTTTCAAAACTTTTGGTAGATTATCCTACGGCAATTTTACAGATCATTTTTGGACTGATACTATTATCCTTCTACCATCCATTTTTTATTGCCTACGGAATGCTGTTGTTGGCTTTGGGTTTTATCCTTTTCAAGTTTACAGCAGACAAAGGATTAAAAACAAGTCTTCAAGAGTCCAAGAGTAAATACAAGGTAGCGCACTGGTTGCAAGAAGTAGCCAGATCCATAATTAGTTTCAAGCTTTCTGGTAGCACATCACATGCAGTAGACCGCAACAATATACTCACTACAGAATATTTAGAGTATCGTGAGAGTCACTTTAAGGTATTGATAGTTCAGGCGATACAATTGATAGGTTTCAAGGTACTGGTTACCGCTGGATTGCTGATCATTGGTGGTTTTCTTGTACTTAATCAAGAGATGAACATTGGACAGTTTGTAGCTGCAGAGTTGATTATCCTTATCATTATAGGCGCTGTGGAAAAAGTAATTTCAGGGCTGGAATCTTTTTATGATATGCTAACATCACTGGAGAAGCTGGGTGAAGTTGTAGATAAAGAAATGGAGTCAGGCATAGGTGAGAAACCTTTTAAAGCAGAAGAGAACTTCAGTGTGGAACTTGAGGATGTTACCTATACCGTAGAACATCGCACCGCTCCAATTTTGAATCACATTTCCCTGAAGCTGAAAGAAAACTGCTCCGTTGTGATCAATGGTCCCAATGGTAGCGGTAAATCTACCTTGCTGCGACTTATTGCAGGAATCATTGAACCTACAGAAGGAAATGTATATCTAAACAACACCAACTTACGCGGAGTAAATCTCAATTATTACAGATCCAATATAGGTCAATCCATGGCTGAAGAAACTCCGTTTGAAGGAACCTTGCGAGATAATATCACCTTTGGTGATACTAATATCTCTGATGAGGATATTTATTGGGCCATGGAAAAAGTTGGGCTGCTACCTTACCTCAAATTATTACCACTAGGTCTAGCCACACTTATTTATCCTGAGGGAAAACAAATAAGTTATACCGTTGGTAAGAAAATTGTCCTTGCGCGCAGCATCGTGAGGAAGCCTAAAATGTTGATACTCAAAGATCCTTTAGATCAATTTGAACCAGAAGAAAGCGATCGCATCATGAAGTTCCTGACAGATCCATCAAATGGATGGTCTATTGTAGTCGTGAGCCAGAGCTCACGATGGTTGGATCATTGTAGTAGAATAGTATCGCTTGAAAACGGTAGAATCATAACAGATAAAACGATCTAA
- a CDS encoding ATP-dependent Clp protease adaptor ClpS, translating to MSTYTQELPELDIEVAEKVENKIVLFNDEVNTFDHVIDMLVEACDHTAIQAEQCSLIVHYKGKCNVKTGEYSDLEPRCSMLLEAGLTAEIQ from the coding sequence ATGAGTACGTACACACAGGAACTTCCAGAACTGGATATCGAGGTAGCTGAAAAAGTCGAGAACAAGATCGTCCTTTTCAATGATGAGGTCAATACCTTTGACCACGTTATAGATATGCTTGTTGAGGCTTGTGACCACACAGCGATTCAAGCAGAACAATGCAGTCTAATTGTGCATTATAAAGGAAAATGTAACGTGAAAACCGGTGAATACAGTGACCTAGAACCTAGATGCTCTATGTTGTTGGAAGCTGGTCTTACTGCAGAGATTCAGTAG
- a CDS encoding TetR/AcrR family transcriptional regulator: MDTLLKNLKVEINEMIFLKDPESSDLGRRIVQHSIQMIHEMGFEQFTFRKLGKEIGSNESSIYRYFENKHKLLLYLTSWYWSWMEYQLIIKTMTIADPVARLETGVSILTREVVQDMNFGHVDEVTLSKIVVEEYSKSYLTKEVDEENKNGYFAIYKRLVLRLRDMITSVNPNYEYAASLSSTIIEGSLHQHFLKRHFKALTDCNQKVTPTDYFLNLIHLTVNPS; encoded by the coding sequence ATGGACACGCTACTGAAGAATTTGAAGGTAGAAATTAACGAGATGATTTTTCTCAAAGATCCTGAATCTTCAGATTTGGGTCGTAGGATTGTGCAGCATAGCATACAAATGATTCATGAGATGGGCTTTGAGCAATTTACATTTCGCAAGCTGGGAAAGGAGATAGGTAGTAATGAAAGCTCCATTTATAGATATTTTGAAAATAAACACAAGTTGCTGTTGTACCTCACTTCATGGTACTGGAGCTGGATGGAATACCAACTTATTATTAAAACGATGACCATTGCAGATCCCGTAGCAAGGCTGGAAACTGGTGTGTCCATTCTGACTCGGGAAGTTGTTCAGGATATGAACTTTGGTCATGTGGACGAGGTTACCTTGAGTAAGATTGTAGTAGAGGAATATTCAAAATCCTATTTGACAAAGGAAGTAGACGAAGAGAACAAAAACGGTTATTTCGCTATATACAAGCGACTGGTGTTGCGATTGAGAGACATGATTACTAGCGTAAACCCTAATTATGAGTATGCCGCAAGTTTGAGTAGTACTATTATAGAAGGTTCTTTACATCAGCATTTTCTCAAACGACATTTTAAAGCCTTAACGGACTGTAATCAAAAGGTCACACCTACAGACTACTTCCTAAATCTTATTCACCTTACAGTAAATCCTTCATGA
- a CDS encoding M24 family metallopeptidase, whose protein sequence is MINTLEKLNLAEKKAAQLFQEIEKRSIIKAGITEKQINTHVFELAEELFGIKKYWHKRIVRAGENTLHPYDENPPDLTVKEDDIVFLDFGPILEEWEADYGRTYVLGHDRTKKRLADDSERLWYIAQKYALENPGITGSQLYQYCTDLAKDAGWEFGGPIAGHLIGHFPHEQLDGEEKTNYIHPENHIPLNQLDQSGNPRHWIIEIHLVDRDKKIGSFFEQLAM, encoded by the coding sequence ATGATCAATACGTTAGAAAAATTAAATCTTGCAGAAAAAAAGGCGGCGCAACTGTTTCAGGAAATTGAGAAGCGGTCGATTATTAAAGCTGGAATTACCGAAAAACAAATCAATACCCACGTTTTTGAACTAGCCGAAGAGTTATTTGGCATCAAAAAATACTGGCATAAAAGAATCGTACGCGCTGGTGAGAACACCTTGCATCCTTATGATGAGAATCCACCTGATCTAACTGTTAAGGAAGATGATATCGTGTTTCTGGATTTTGGACCAATCCTGGAAGAATGGGAAGCAGACTATGGACGCACGTACGTTTTAGGGCACGACAGAACTAAAAAACGACTAGCTGACGACAGCGAGCGTCTATGGTATATTGCTCAAAAATATGCTCTTGAGAATCCTGGAATAACAGGATCACAGCTTTATCAGTATTGCACAGATCTTGCGAAAGATGCAGGATGGGAATTTGGTGGACCTATCGCTGGACACTTGATTGGACATTTCCCACATGAACAACTCGATGGTGAGGAAAAGACCAATTATATTCATCCAGAAAATCACATCCCGTTGAATCAATTGGATCAATCAGGCAATCCCAGACACTGGATTATTGAGATCCATCTTGTTGATCGGGATAAAAAAATAGGCTCCTTTTTTGAGCAACTGGCAATGTAG
- a CDS encoding ABC transporter permease has product MISYLLKKLGYAILTLYGVVTVVFLLFYLLPGDPAQMMMGQNESEGQLAAVRAKYGFDQSLGQQYLYFLNDLSPLSVHSTPQKDFTYNDGKYTGLKIMTMGETSLMLKWPYLRESFQKSGKKVSRVIGETLPNTIILAVVAIIIALMIGLVLGIISALNKGNWIDQTIQLVSTIGMSVPSFFSAIIFAFLFGYLWHEYTGLRMSGSLYELDDYGENMQLQWRNLILPAVVLGIRPLAVISQLMRNSLLEVMSQEYIVTAYAKGLTKYQVITKHAFKNALNPVITAVSGWFASMLAGAVFVEYIFNWNGLGKEIVEALNTLDLPVITGAVLVIATLFILINILVDIVYVWLDPRVKLD; this is encoded by the coding sequence ATGATAAGCTATCTGCTTAAGAAATTAGGGTATGCCATTCTTACACTCTATGGAGTAGTAACGGTTGTGTTTCTATTATTCTATCTGTTACCAGGAGATCCAGCCCAAATGATGATGGGTCAAAATGAAAGTGAGGGACAACTCGCGGCAGTAAGAGCTAAGTATGGCTTTGACCAATCGCTGGGTCAACAATACCTGTACTTTCTAAATGATCTGAGTCCGCTATCGGTGCACTCGACACCTCAAAAAGACTTCACTTATAATGATGGCAAGTATACCGGTTTGAAGATCATGACCATGGGAGAAACAAGTTTGATGCTCAAATGGCCTTATTTACGAGAATCGTTTCAAAAATCGGGTAAGAAAGTGAGCCGAGTGATAGGCGAGACTTTGCCTAACACCATCATTTTAGCAGTAGTTGCTATCATCATTGCCTTGATGATAGGATTGGTGTTGGGAATTATTTCTGCATTGAATAAAGGAAACTGGATAGATCAAACGATACAATTGGTCAGTACGATAGGAATGAGCGTTCCCAGCTTTTTCAGCGCGATCATATTTGCTTTTTTGTTTGGCTATTTGTGGCATGAATATACAGGATTGAGAATGAGTGGTAGTTTATATGAACTGGATGACTATGGTGAGAATATGCAACTTCAGTGGCGCAATTTGATATTGCCAGCCGTTGTTTTAGGAATACGACCGCTAGCCGTCATTAGCCAACTTATGCGCAATAGTTTACTGGAAGTCATGAGTCAGGAATATATAGTTACCGCTTATGCCAAAGGTTTGACTAAATACCAAGTCATCACAAAACATGCGTTTAAAAACGCCTTAAACCCAGTTATCACAGCAGTAAGTGGTTGGTTTGCCAGTATGCTTGCAGGAGCCGTTTTTGTTGAATATATTTTCAACTGGAACGGTTTGGGAAAGGAGATTGTAGAAGCGTTAAACACGCTGGATCTTCCCGTAATTACTGGTGCTGTATTAGTCATTGCAACGCTATTTATTCTGATCAATATCCTTGTGGATATTGTTTATGTATGGTTAGATCCACGCGTGAAACTAGATTGA
- the recQ gene encoding DNA helicase RecQ yields the protein MAFKQSGLEDNLKKYFGFDQFRGLQKSVVTSVLNKEDVFVIMPTGGGKSLCYQLPALMQEGTAIIVSPLIALMKNQVDAIRGISENEGVAHVLNSSLNKGEVQRVKDDIENGVTKLLYVAPESLTKEEYVDFLKEQKISFLAVDEAHCISEWGHDFRPEYRNLRRIIDRIGDNIPIIGLTATATPKVQEDILKNLQIPNATTFKASFNRPNLYYEVRPKTDQVDADITRFIKQNDGKSGIVYCLSRKRVEELSQVLQVNGIKAVPYHAGLDGKTRASHQDKFLMEDVDVVVATIAFGMGIDKPDVRFVIHHDIPKSIESYYQETGRAGRDGGEGHCLAYYSYKDIEKLEKFMSGKPIAEQEIGHALLQEMVGYSETSMSRRQFILHYFGEEFDPETGDGGDMDDNMRNPKPQREAINDVKKLIEVIDAAGERYKAKDIVKILVGKSNAMISANKLDSHEYFGSGKDKEAAFWTALIRQVMVARYIRKDIESYGTLKITEAGHEFVKSGKTFMMSDDHTYHQEDSMPAGSGKAAALDDKLVKMLKELRKKVAKQKEVPPYVVFQDPSIDDMATKYPISLEEMANIHGVGDGKARKFGKPFVELIARYVEDNDITRADDLVIKSTGTKSGNKLYFITSIDRKLSFEDIADAKGMEMQELISELESIVFSGTKLNISYWVDEMLDEEQQEDLHAYFLEAENDHIDAAMEEFDGEYEEEEIRLYRLKFISEVGN from the coding sequence ATGGCATTTAAGCAATCTGGATTAGAGGATAACCTCAAAAAATACTTCGGTTTTGATCAGTTTAGAGGACTGCAAAAAAGCGTAGTTACCTCAGTATTAAACAAGGAGGATGTATTTGTCATCATGCCTACCGGCGGTGGGAAATCCCTATGTTATCAATTACCTGCTTTAATGCAGGAAGGCACTGCCATCATCGTGTCGCCGCTCATTGCCCTGATGAAAAATCAGGTGGATGCCATACGTGGTATATCTGAGAATGAAGGCGTGGCGCACGTTTTGAACAGCAGTTTGAACAAAGGAGAAGTTCAACGAGTCAAGGATGATATAGAAAACGGAGTGACCAAGCTACTATACGTTGCTCCAGAATCACTTACCAAAGAAGAATACGTCGATTTTCTAAAAGAACAGAAAATCAGTTTTCTAGCTGTGGATGAGGCGCACTGTATTAGTGAATGGGGACATGACTTTAGACCGGAATACCGAAACCTGAGAAGGATCATTGACCGTATAGGTGATAATATACCTATTATAGGACTGACGGCAACGGCAACGCCTAAGGTTCAGGAAGATATTTTAAAGAATCTCCAGATACCGAATGCGACAACGTTTAAAGCCTCATTCAACAGGCCTAACCTTTATTATGAGGTACGTCCCAAAACAGATCAAGTAGACGCGGACATCACTAGATTCATCAAACAAAATGATGGAAAATCAGGTATCGTGTATTGTTTGTCACGCAAGCGTGTGGAGGAATTGTCGCAAGTGCTGCAGGTGAATGGTATTAAAGCCGTTCCCTATCATGCAGGACTTGACGGGAAAACAAGAGCTTCACATCAAGATAAGTTCCTCATGGAAGATGTGGACGTTGTTGTGGCGACAATCGCTTTTGGGATGGGAATCGACAAGCCAGACGTACGTTTTGTGATTCATCATGATATCCCGAAAAGTATAGAATCCTATTATCAAGAAACTGGTCGTGCCGGTCGCGATGGCGGTGAAGGTCACTGTCTGGCTTACTATAGTTATAAGGACATAGAAAAGCTGGAGAAGTTCATGTCAGGAAAACCTATTGCTGAACAAGAGATTGGACATGCGCTATTGCAGGAAATGGTTGGTTACTCAGAGACTAGCATGAGTCGTCGTCAGTTTATATTGCATTATTTTGGTGAAGAATTCGATCCAGAAACTGGAGATGGTGGCGATATGGATGATAACATGCGCAATCCAAAACCGCAACGTGAAGCCATTAACGATGTCAAGAAATTAATTGAAGTGATCGATGCAGCAGGTGAGCGATACAAGGCAAAAGACATTGTCAAGATACTAGTAGGTAAGAGCAATGCGATGATATCTGCTAATAAACTGGATTCCCATGAATATTTTGGTAGTGGTAAAGACAAAGAGGCAGCCTTCTGGACGGCATTGATACGCCAGGTAATGGTCGCCCGATATATTAGAAAAGACATTGAGTCCTACGGCACGTTGAAAATCACTGAAGCTGGTCACGAATTCGTTAAGTCTGGAAAGACTTTTATGATGAGTGATGACCATACCTATCATCAGGAAGATTCCATGCCTGCTGGATCAGGAAAAGCAGCGGCTCTTGATGACAAACTGGTCAAGATGTTGAAGGAACTTCGCAAAAAAGTTGCGAAACAAAAAGAAGTACCGCCTTACGTAGTATTTCAAGATCCTTCCATTGATGATATGGCTACCAAGTATCCTATTTCGTTGGAGGAAATGGCTAACATCCATGGTGTAGGTGATGGGAAGGCCCGCAAATTTGGAAAACCATTTGTGGAGCTTATCGCCAGATATGTTGAGGATAATGATATCACTAGAGCAGATGATCTTGTGATTAAATCCACTGGAACAAAGTCTGGAAACAAACTGTATTTTATTACAAGTATTGACCGTAAACTCTCTTTTGAAGATATCGCAGATGCTAAAGGCATGGAAATGCAGGAACTCATAAGCGAGTTGGAAAGCATCGTTTTTAGTGGTACAAAATTGAATATAAGTTACTGGGTTGACGAGATGCTCGACGAAGAACAACAGGAAGATCTACATGCCTATTTCCTAGAAGCAGAAAATGATCATATTGATGCTGCCATGGAAGAATTTGATGGAGAGTATGAAGAAGAAGAGATACGCTTGTATCGCTTGAAGTTTATTAGTGAGGTTGGGAATTAG
- a CDS encoding peptidylprolyl isomerase, translating into MEDGLFAKLNTSKGEILLQLHYKRTPGTVGNFVGLAEGNLENTAKPQGTPFYNGLKFHRVIPDFMIQGGDPQGTGAGDPGYKFDDEFNLELRHEGPGVLSMANSGPGTNGSQFFITHIETAWLDDKHTVFGKVVEGQDVVDAIAQGDEIKTVEIIRKGADAESYNAVEAFRQFTGAALQRQEQARKQAEGELDEIAAGFDKTDSGLRYKIINKGAGPKAEKGKMVSVHYKGMLPNGKVFDSSFERKKPIDFQLGVGQVISGWDEGIQLLQVGDKARFVIPSHIAYGSAGAGGVIPPDATLVFDVELMDVK; encoded by the coding sequence ATGGAAGACGGATTATTTGCCAAATTAAATACCTCAAAAGGAGAGATACTACTTCAACTGCACTACAAAAGAACCCCAGGAACAGTAGGGAACTTTGTAGGATTAGCAGAAGGAAATTTAGAAAACACCGCTAAACCACAGGGAACGCCATTCTATAATGGATTGAAATTTCATAGAGTGATTCCTGATTTTATGATTCAAGGTGGCGACCCTCAAGGCACTGGTGCTGGAGATCCTGGTTATAAATTTGATGACGAGTTTAATTTAGAATTGCGTCATGAAGGGCCCGGAGTTTTAAGTATGGCTAATTCGGGACCTGGAACCAATGGGTCACAATTTTTTATCACTCATATAGAAACGGCATGGTTGGATGACAAGCACACGGTTTTTGGTAAGGTTGTAGAAGGACAAGATGTAGTCGATGCCATAGCTCAAGGAGATGAGATCAAGACCGTTGAGATTATACGCAAAGGAGCTGATGCTGAGTCTTACAACGCAGTAGAGGCTTTTCGTCAGTTTACTGGTGCAGCGTTGCAACGTCAGGAACAAGCCAGAAAACAAGCGGAAGGGGAATTGGATGAAATCGCTGCTGGTTTTGACAAAACAGATAGCGGTTTGAGATATAAAATCATCAATAAAGGGGCTGGACCTAAAGCAGAAAAAGGAAAAATGGTCAGCGTTCACTATAAAGGAATGTTGCCTAACGGTAAAGTTTTTGATTCCAGTTTTGAGCGTAAAAAACCGATCGATTTCCAACTAGGTGTAGGTCAAGTGATCTCTGGTTGGGATGAAGGGATCCAATTGCTACAGGTAGGAGACAAAGCTAGATTTGTGATACCATCGCACATTGCCTATGGTAGCGCAGGCGCTGGCGGAGTGATTCCACCAGATGCAACACTTGTATTTGACGTCGAACTGATGGACGTTAAATAA